A single region of the Oenococcus kitaharae DSM 17330 genome encodes:
- a CDS encoding cyclic-di-AMP receptor, whose product MKLITAIVQDKDASSVANALVENNIRATRLASAGGFLRSGNSTFLIAVSDEDVNKTIDVIKEHSKTRKQFVTPPVGLDMSLDTIGEPIEVEIGGATIIVQAVEDFQHF is encoded by the coding sequence ATGAAACTTATTACTGCAATTGTACAGGACAAAGACGCTTCTTCAGTTGCCAATGCCTTAGTGGAAAATAATATTCGAGCAACGCGTTTGGCCTCAGCCGGGGGATTTTTGCGGTCTGGCAACTCGACTTTTTTGATTGCTGTCAGTGACGAAGATGTCAATAAGACAATTGATGTGATCAAAGAACATTCCAAGACGCGAAAACAGTTTGTCACACCACCAGTTGGCTTGGATATGAGTTTGGACACAATCGGCGAGCCTATTGAGGTAGAGATTGGCGGTGCGACTATTATCGTACAAGCCGTCGAGGATTTTCAACACTTTTAA
- the recR gene encoding recombination mediator RecR, producing the protein MQYPDAIAKLIESYSKLPGIGRKTATRLAFYTLGMSEEDVSNFSESLKASKSDLTFCQVCGFITSKSDNPCVICSDPSRDQSKIFVVEDSQDEMAIESTHDYHGLYHVLNGVLSPMAGRGPEDINVSSLITRLSDHPEVKEVIIGLNASTEGEATTLYLGRLIKPAGIKVTRLALGLSMGTNVNYADQLTLTQAVNGRTEI; encoded by the coding sequence ATGCAGTATCCTGATGCGATTGCAAAATTGATTGAATCATATAGCAAGTTGCCGGGTATCGGCAGAAAGACAGCCACTCGGCTGGCTTTTTATACCTTAGGCATGTCAGAAGAAGATGTGAGCAATTTTTCAGAAAGTTTAAAAGCCAGCAAATCAGATCTGACTTTTTGTCAAGTATGCGGCTTTATCACGTCAAAAAGTGATAATCCTTGTGTGATTTGCAGCGACCCTTCTCGCGATCAAAGTAAAATTTTTGTTGTTGAAGACAGCCAAGATGAGATGGCTATTGAAAGCACACACGATTATCACGGTCTTTATCACGTACTGAACGGCGTTTTGTCGCCAATGGCAGGGCGCGGACCAGAGGACATTAATGTGAGCAGTTTGATCACCCGCCTGTCCGATCACCCAGAGGTCAAAGAGGTGATTATCGGATTGAACGCATCCACAGAAGGAGAGGCGACGACTTTGTACCTGGGTCGTCTTATCAAGCCGGCTGGGATCAAAGTAACGCGTCTGGCGTTAGGATTATCAATGGGAACCAATGTTAACTACGCAGACCAGCTGACATTGACGCAAGCTGTTAATGGGAGGACAGAAATATGA
- the rimI gene encoding ribosomal protein S18-alanine N-acetyltransferase translates to MFLKSKKIEGFTEHEISIAGKKVLIRQADLEDSKKLVAIEEAVYTGLAPWNQLAFVTEIAYGRHNLYLSASVEGQAIAFIGLTYRRNSKDLHITNIAVLPIWQSKGLGSYLLNYAGKIAQLNHLQRLTLEVRRSNAHARRLYEKIGFKKKSELIGYYNDDHEDAIEMEWLF, encoded by the coding sequence ATGTTTCTGAAGTCTAAAAAAATCGAAGGATTTACTGAGCATGAGATTTCGATTGCCGGAAAAAAAGTGTTGATTCGACAGGCGGACCTAGAGGACAGCAAAAAACTTGTTGCTATTGAGGAAGCTGTTTATACTGGACTAGCTCCCTGGAATCAATTGGCTTTTGTGACTGAGATTGCTTACGGCCGGCACAATTTATATCTTTCGGCCAGTGTCGAGGGACAGGCGATTGCATTTATTGGATTGACATATCGCCGCAACAGCAAGGACTTGCATATTACAAATATTGCTGTGCTGCCAATATGGCAAAGCAAAGGGTTAGGCAGTTACTTGCTGAACTATGCTGGGAAAATCGCCCAACTAAATCATTTGCAGCGCCTCACGCTGGAAGTACGCCGGTCTAACGCACATGCACGCCGTTTATATGAAAAAATTGGTTTTAAGAAAAAATCGGAATTGATTGGTTACTATAATGATGATCACGAAGATGCAATAGAAATGGAGTGGCTGTTTTGA
- a CDS encoding acyl-[acyl-carrier-protein] thioesterase, translated as MSKIYSEDLYIKDFFCDRTAKLSIPMIAELAIASSIQQTAEMGIGMKELHAIDRGWVLLQYDIQINRRPDSGEKIRLTTDPKKRNQFFALRVFDFYDADGNLLIHIDSLWAMINLKRRRLVSLLNEFVDPLNGQSVEHLEKLPSPNLLDRTFTGSAIAVEEVKSTYFDIDTNQHVNNSNYLKYFLLPIKEDFLLHHEAKRIIVKYTKEILEGQTVASKTQFVNPLTSIHEISDDSVINATAEIEWR; from the coding sequence ATGTCTAAAATTTATTCCGAAGATTTATATATTAAAGATTTCTTTTGCGACCGAACGGCTAAATTGTCCATCCCTATGATTGCTGAATTGGCTATAGCTAGCAGCATCCAACAGACGGCTGAAATGGGGATTGGTATGAAAGAGCTGCATGCAATTGACCGCGGTTGGGTCTTGCTGCAGTATGATATTCAAATTAACCGCCGGCCGGATTCTGGCGAAAAAATTCGTTTGACGACTGATCCGAAAAAACGCAATCAATTCTTTGCACTGCGTGTTTTTGATTTTTATGATGCCGATGGCAATCTTTTAATTCATATTGATTCCTTGTGGGCCATGATTAATTTAAAACGCCGGCGTCTTGTTTCGCTGCTAAATGAATTTGTCGATCCGCTGAATGGGCAGAGTGTCGAGCATCTGGAAAAACTGCCGAGCCCGAATTTGCTGGATCGCACTTTTACCGGCAGTGCTATTGCCGTTGAAGAGGTCAAGAGCACTTACTTTGATATCGATACGAATCAGCATGTGAACAATTCAAATTATCTGAAGTATTTTTTGCTGCCGATTAAAGAGGATTTTTTGCTGCATCACGAGGCCAAGCGCATTATTGTTAAATACACGAAGGAGATTTTAGAGGGTCAGACCGTGGCTTCTAAAACGCAATTTGTTAACCCTTTGACAAGTATTCACGAAATTTCTGATGATTCTGTCATTAATGCAACTGCAGAAATTGAGTGGCGGTAA
- the dnaX gene encoding DNA polymerase III subunit gamma/tau has protein sequence MYKALYRQYRPRTFSDLVGQKVIAQTLENALKENKVGHAYLFAGPRGTGKTSVAKIFAREIEGIPSDSDQDTFTDIIEIDAASNNGVDEIRNLRDAANYAPIEYPFKIYIIDEVHMLSTGAFNALLKTIEEPPAQVKFILATTEPQKIPATILSRVQRFDFRRISVEDIVARLQYVLEDQKIAYDPEALTVIANASDGGLRDALSILDQAVAVSTTGRIELSDAFEITGSSRIDDQLAFLSHLLNKQTDQAFEDLHRLLLDGKDPVRFAEDLLVLLKNLMLVKIAPELVKETDSQKIRAFSAGYHNAVFQQAIDLVADSLTKMKQTTRPELYLEILAVKIVSQQSELQPKQAAIVDQVPADSVADAAEPSEQAADNTPVAQQLDNAHGNSSSEADKDSQPARPVDQPRTVEQQIPTKKVLTSSTPVSTDSAAAWHVMAEAVKEELRAVQDAWPDIQADFDPAVLMLAENAEPVAASRTALIFAFNHPELADAAAETADFVGKLAESLSDLLGVDYQLVFISDTAWMTLKKNYIAKLHGADIDPPMPVPELKKNEADSQAALSQSPQLQPDIPEKSNEAVPEEAGDNADVVEKAEKLFGNIVKVKGEK, from the coding sequence ATGTATAAAGCACTTTATCGACAATACCGGCCGCGCACTTTTAGTGATTTGGTCGGCCAAAAAGTAATCGCACAGACGCTAGAAAATGCGCTGAAAGAGAATAAAGTCGGGCATGCTTATCTGTTTGCCGGTCCTCGCGGCACTGGCAAGACATCAGTGGCCAAGATTTTTGCGCGCGAAATTGAAGGAATTCCTTCTGATAGCGACCAGGATACTTTTACAGATATTATCGAAATCGACGCGGCTTCCAATAATGGTGTTGACGAGATCCGTAATCTTCGCGATGCTGCCAATTACGCACCGATTGAATATCCTTTTAAGATTTATATCATTGATGAAGTACATATGCTGTCGACCGGCGCTTTTAATGCACTCTTGAAGACAATCGAGGAGCCGCCGGCGCAAGTTAAATTTATTTTGGCAACAACCGAGCCTCAGAAAATACCAGCAACGATTCTCAGCCGTGTACAGCGTTTTGATTTTCGGCGTATCAGTGTTGAAGATATCGTTGCCCGTTTGCAGTACGTCTTGGAGGATCAAAAAATTGCCTACGATCCTGAGGCGTTGACTGTAATTGCAAACGCTTCTGACGGCGGGCTGCGGGATGCTTTGTCAATTCTTGATCAGGCTGTTGCTGTTTCGACGACCGGCCGAATCGAATTGTCAGATGCTTTTGAAATTACAGGGAGCAGCCGAATCGATGATCAGCTGGCTTTCCTTAGTCACCTGCTCAATAAACAGACTGACCAGGCTTTTGAAGACCTGCACCGTTTGCTGCTTGACGGCAAAGACCCTGTTCGTTTTGCTGAAGATCTGCTGGTTCTATTAAAAAATCTCATGCTGGTCAAAATTGCGCCTGAGTTGGTCAAGGAAACCGATAGCCAGAAGATTCGGGCATTTTCGGCCGGTTATCATAATGCCGTTTTTCAACAAGCCATTGATTTGGTTGCTGATAGTCTGACCAAAATGAAACAAACAACCCGGCCGGAACTCTACTTAGAGATTTTGGCTGTCAAAATTGTTTCACAGCAAAGCGAGTTGCAGCCTAAACAGGCCGCCATCGTTGATCAGGTTCCAGCTGACTCGGTTGCTGATGCCGCTGAACCAAGTGAACAAGCAGCAGATAATACTCCAGTGGCCCAACAATTAGACAATGCTCATGGCAATTCAAGCAGCGAAGCTGACAAAGATAGTCAGCCCGCGCGGCCTGTAGATCAGCCGCGAACTGTCGAACAACAGATTCCGACAAAAAAAGTACTAACAAGTTCAACGCCGGTTAGTACCGATAGTGCAGCGGCTTGGCACGTGATGGCCGAAGCTGTTAAAGAAGAGCTGCGTGCAGTTCAAGACGCTTGGCCTGATATTCAAGCCGATTTTGATCCGGCAGTCCTGATGCTGGCCGAAAATGCTGAACCGGTCGCGGCCAGCCGAACCGCCTTGATTTTTGCCTTTAACCATCCTGAATTGGCTGATGCGGCAGCTGAGACAGCTGATTTTGTTGGCAAACTAGCAGAAAGCCTATCAGATTTATTAGGAGTCGATTACCAGCTCGTTTTTATCAGCGATACCGCTTGGATGACTTTAAAAAAGAATTATATTGCCAAACTGCATGGTGCTGATATTGATCCGCCGATGCCGGTACCTGAGTTAAAAAAAAACGAAGCAGATAGCCAAGCCGCTTTAAGCCAAAGCCCACAACTGCAACCGGATATTCCTGAAAAATCTAATGAAGCTGTGCCTGAAGAAGCTGGTGACAATGCCGATGTGGTTGAAAAGGCAGAAAAGTTATTTGGAAATATTGTCAAAGTGAAGGGTGAGAAATAA
- the tsaD gene encoding tRNA (adenosine(37)-N6)-threonylcarbamoyltransferase complex transferase subunit TsaD, whose translation MTAKQDNLILAFESSADETSAAVVKNGHEILSNIVATQIASHQRFGGIVPEVASRHHLEWINRVTKEALQEASVTDPAAQLSAVAATYGPGLVGSLLIGLMAGKTFAMVHGLPFIAVNHLAGHISAANFVQPTSYPAMAVMVSGGHTELLWMAKENSFQIIGTTLDDAAGEAFDKVGRILGLNYPAGKEMQEMAAKGQANIHFPIAHTENTFDFSFSGLKSSVLNYVHHADQLSEQINKNDVAASFQKAVVEAIIEKTEAAIQVFQPVQLLLGGGVAANLALRTAIEHLAQTYHLKLTEAPISLAGDNAAMIGAAAYLNFKAGRFSGLDLNTDPSLNFSRM comes from the coding sequence TTGACAGCAAAACAAGATAATTTAATTTTGGCCTTTGAGTCTTCGGCGGATGAGACCAGTGCAGCAGTTGTAAAAAACGGTCACGAAATTCTCAGTAATATTGTGGCAACGCAAATTGCCAGTCATCAACGCTTTGGCGGGATTGTTCCGGAGGTCGCCAGCAGGCACCATTTGGAGTGGATCAACCGTGTGACAAAAGAAGCCCTGCAGGAGGCATCCGTGACTGATCCGGCTGCACAACTATCGGCAGTGGCTGCGACATACGGCCCTGGGCTGGTTGGTTCTTTATTGATTGGCTTAATGGCCGGTAAAACGTTTGCGATGGTTCACGGCCTGCCCTTTATTGCTGTTAATCACTTAGCAGGGCATATCAGCGCAGCTAATTTTGTCCAGCCGACCAGTTATCCAGCCATGGCTGTGATGGTTTCTGGCGGACATACCGAATTGCTTTGGATGGCAAAGGAAAACTCTTTTCAAATTATCGGCACAACTCTAGATGATGCCGCCGGCGAGGCTTTTGATAAAGTGGGCCGCATTCTCGGGCTGAATTATCCTGCCGGCAAAGAAATGCAGGAAATGGCAGCAAAGGGGCAAGCCAACATTCATTTTCCGATCGCACACACGGAAAACACCTTTGATTTTTCTTTTTCCGGCTTGAAGTCGTCTGTTTTAAATTATGTGCATCATGCTGATCAGCTTTCCGAGCAGATTAATAAAAATGATGTTGCGGCGAGTTTTCAAAAAGCGGTTGTGGAAGCGATTATTGAAAAAACCGAAGCCGCAATTCAAGTGTTTCAACCCGTGCAGCTTCTTCTAGGTGGTGGTGTTGCGGCAAATCTAGCTTTGCGCACAGCGATTGAGCATCTGGCCCAGACCTATCATTTGAAACTGACAGAGGCGCCGATTTCACTGGCAGGTGATAATGCGGCGATGATTGGTGCAGCCGCATATCTGAATTTTAAAGCCGGCCGTTTTTCAGGGCTGGATTTGAATACGGATCCATCTCTGAATTTTTCGAGAATGTGA
- the tsaB gene encoding tRNA (adenosine(37)-N6)-threonylcarbamoyltransferase complex dimerization subunit type 1 TsaB yields the protein MKILSIDTSGSSLNVGLLDSSTGLFFAHEHTKDEARTHSMKILPAIQALMTKAGWSFDQLDRIALTAGPGSFTGLRIGAAVAKMIAGQTFAELVPVSTLEMIALSARLSAADPNTTSYLPMINARNHNVFAAICRPGKPLDDEGHWPFADFLSKAPKNSIFVFEQGTGDDFKAEIQTAGLKFIEQPSEKLIDAKLLAQQGLSAARADADSFAPRYLRKTAAEMAWLKKHPDAGDGDYAKYVSEV from the coding sequence ATGAAGATTTTATCGATTGATACAAGTGGATCAAGTTTAAATGTTGGCCTGTTAGATTCTTCGACCGGCCTTTTTTTTGCACACGAACACACAAAAGACGAAGCGCGCACGCATTCAATGAAAATTCTGCCAGCTATTCAGGCATTGATGACAAAAGCCGGCTGGTCCTTTGACCAATTGGACAGGATTGCATTGACGGCCGGGCCAGGATCTTTTACAGGCCTTCGAATAGGCGCGGCCGTGGCCAAAATGATCGCCGGCCAGACATTTGCTGAATTAGTTCCTGTATCAACGCTGGAAATGATTGCCCTTAGTGCACGCTTATCGGCCGCCGATCCCAATACAACTAGCTATCTGCCGATGATCAATGCCCGCAACCACAATGTTTTTGCTGCTATTTGCCGCCCAGGGAAGCCTTTGGATGATGAAGGGCATTGGCCATTTGCAGATTTTTTGTCCAAAGCTCCGAAAAACAGTATTTTTGTCTTCGAACAGGGGACAGGTGATGATTTTAAAGCGGAAATCCAAACAGCAGGATTGAAGTTTATCGAACAGCCATCAGAAAAACTCATTGATGCCAAATTATTAGCACAGCAAGGCTTATCAGCCGCAAGGGCTGATGCTGATAGTTTTGCGCCGCGTTATTTGCGCAAGACGGCTGCTGAAATGGCTTGGCTGAAAAAACATCCGGACGCCGGTGATGGAGACTACGCCAAATATGTTTCTGAAGTCTAA
- the rsmI gene encoding 16S rRNA (cytidine(1402)-2'-O)-methyltransferase, producing MEQKSFQTSKYGKLYLVPTPIGNLADITLRALSVLKEVDLIAAEDTRHSGILLQHFQIKKPLISLHEHNYAQRVPELIEKLKAGTTIAQISDAGMPSISDPGHELVLAAIKAGIDVISLPGPTAGMTALIASGLPAERFAFIGFLPKKSSEQQQLLSAWQNVDATLIFYESPYRIQKTLSAMQEQFSEQAQVVLARELTKKFESYFRGSLAQALDFVAENEPRGEFVILLHPVPQENTLSEASIKEAVQRRIDHGEKAIDAIKALAKASGLHRAQVYDIYHKEN from the coding sequence ATGGAACAAAAAAGTTTTCAGACAAGTAAATATGGCAAACTTTATCTTGTCCCGACGCCAATCGGCAATTTGGCAGATATTACGCTCAGGGCATTATCTGTTTTAAAAGAAGTCGATTTGATCGCGGCTGAAGATACACGGCATTCCGGGATTTTGCTGCAGCATTTTCAGATTAAAAAGCCTCTCATCAGCCTCCATGAACATAATTATGCTCAACGGGTACCGGAACTGATTGAAAAATTAAAAGCAGGTACGACTATTGCACAAATTTCCGATGCCGGCATGCCGTCTATTTCGGATCCTGGCCACGAATTGGTTCTAGCAGCAATTAAGGCCGGCATTGACGTGATCAGCCTGCCTGGCCCAACTGCAGGTATGACAGCTTTAATTGCCAGCGGTTTGCCGGCTGAACGTTTTGCCTTTATTGGTTTTTTGCCCAAAAAGAGCAGTGAACAGCAGCAATTATTATCAGCTTGGCAGAATGTGGATGCGACATTGATTTTCTACGAATCGCCTTATCGTATTCAAAAGACATTATCGGCGATGCAGGAACAATTTTCCGAGCAGGCACAAGTTGTTCTGGCCCGCGAACTTACCAAGAAATTCGAATCTTATTTTCGCGGCAGCCTTGCTCAGGCCTTGGATTTTGTGGCAGAAAATGAGCCGCGCGGGGAATTTGTGATCTTACTGCACCCCGTCCCTCAGGAAAATACGTTATCTGAGGCTAGTATCAAAGAAGCTGTCCAGCGGCGTATTGACCATGGTGAAAAGGCCATCGACGCAATCAAAGCTTTGGCTAAGGCTAGCGGCCTGCATCGTGCACAGGTTTACGATATTTATCATAAGGAGAACTAA
- the galE gene encoding UDP-glucose 4-epimerase GalE: MNVLVTGGAGYIGSHTVDRLLAHGDQVTVVDNLWTGHRAAVPAQVPFYEADVRDKAAMKKIFDENNFDAVVHFAALTQVGESMAKPLFYFDNNTYGVISLLEAMRDHDVKKIVFSSSAATYGVPEHNPITEEEPQKPINPYGLTKLQMEEIMGWCDQAYGIKGVALRYFNVAGAKPDGSIGEDHNPESHMIPNILKTAQGKKDKMVIFGDDYNTPDGTNVRDYVHVVDLADAHVLALGYLQRENKSNRFNLGTEQGMSNKQLIDAAKKITGVDFKVEVGPRRAGDPDALVASPKKAKEVLGWDPKLSNVEDEMKTAWNWMTKHPNGYDDQK, from the coding sequence ATGAATGTTTTAGTAACGGGTGGTGCTGGTTATATTGGATCGCATACAGTCGATAGATTGCTGGCTCACGGCGATCAGGTGACGGTTGTTGACAATCTTTGGACTGGCCACCGCGCTGCTGTGCCTGCGCAAGTGCCCTTTTATGAGGCTGATGTGCGGGACAAAGCGGCCATGAAAAAGATTTTTGATGAGAATAATTTCGATGCTGTTGTACACTTCGCCGCTTTGACACAAGTTGGCGAATCAATGGCAAAACCACTTTTTTACTTTGACAATAATACATATGGTGTGATTTCTTTGCTGGAAGCAATGCGTGACCATGATGTTAAAAAGATCGTTTTCTCGTCCTCTGCTGCTACTTATGGCGTGCCTGAGCATAATCCAATCACTGAAGAGGAACCGCAAAAACCGATTAACCCTTATGGTCTGACAAAACTGCAGATGGAAGAAATCATGGGTTGGTGCGATCAAGCCTACGGTATCAAAGGGGTTGCACTGCGTTATTTCAATGTTGCCGGTGCCAAACCAGATGGTTCGATCGGAGAAGACCATAATCCCGAAAGCCACATGATTCCTAATATTTTAAAGACAGCTCAAGGCAAAAAAGATAAAATGGTCATCTTTGGGGATGATTATAATACGCCTGACGGCACCAACGTGCGCGATTATGTCCATGTTGTTGATCTAGCAGATGCCCACGTCCTGGCTTTAGGCTATCTGCAGCGGGAAAACAAATCTAATCGTTTCAACCTGGGTACTGAGCAGGGGATGTCAAACAAGCAGCTGATCGATGCTGCTAAAAAAATTACTGGTGTTGATTTTAAAGTCGAAGTCGGCCCTCGCCGCGCTGGTGATCCGGATGCTCTTGTTGCCAGTCCTAAAAAGGCCAAGGAAGTGCTGGGTTGGGATCCTAAACTCAGTAATGTGGAAGACGAAATGAAAACGGCCTGGAATTGGATGACAAAGCATCCTAACGGCTACGATGATCAAAAATAA
- a CDS encoding DNA polymerase III subunit delta', producing MTLKVNSLQDHFLQLIDAGKLSHAYLFLGQSQDQIHNFIAALAARILHENSSENVFENGQLMQVDLLTGKKTLSVDQMRELQIFFSEKSSQARIAVIDHADQMTDAAANSILKLIEEPFDNQYFFFQAAVFNQILPTILSRVQLIQMPKTFGREVQSRLVADGLSQEDAAFVSAVSTSLEEAQTFLLAGFAINLKNAIDKWLSMILTGDYRAFAFVQTDLIAFADTIDHQRLFAAGVSYGLSHVLKQQKDTKTADILACWLDISSRQRFNVAWQVILETFVLEALRISDGTKKFSDK from the coding sequence ATGACCTTAAAAGTGAATTCGTTGCAAGATCATTTTCTTCAATTAATCGATGCCGGTAAGCTCTCGCATGCTTACCTTTTTCTTGGTCAAAGCCAAGACCAAATACATAATTTCATCGCAGCCCTTGCTGCTCGGATCCTCCACGAAAACTCCTCAGAGAACGTTTTTGAGAATGGCCAATTGATGCAGGTAGATCTTTTGACGGGCAAAAAAACGCTTTCGGTCGATCAGATGCGCGAGTTGCAGATTTTCTTCTCCGAAAAATCATCACAAGCTCGAATTGCAGTGATTGATCACGCGGATCAAATGACCGATGCCGCTGCAAATTCAATTTTAAAATTGATTGAAGAGCCTTTTGACAATCAATATTTCTTTTTTCAGGCAGCTGTTTTTAATCAGATTCTGCCGACTATTTTATCGCGTGTACAGCTGATCCAGATGCCGAAAACTTTCGGTCGAGAAGTGCAATCACGGCTCGTGGCCGATGGGTTATCGCAAGAAGATGCCGCTTTTGTCAGCGCTGTCAGCACTTCTTTAGAAGAAGCACAGACCTTTTTATTGGCTGGCTTTGCGATTAACCTTAAAAATGCGATCGATAAATGGTTGTCAATGATACTGACGGGTGATTACCGGGCTTTTGCTTTTGTTCAAACGGATTTAATCGCCTTTGCCGACACGATTGATCATCAGCGTTTGTTTGCTGCTGGGGTCAGTTACGGTCTCAGCCATGTTTTAAAGCAGCAAAAGGATACGAAAACCGCTGATATATTGGCTTGCTGGCTGGACATCTCGTCCCGGCAGCGATTCAATGTTGCCTGGCAGGTGATTTTAGAGACTTTTGTACTTGAAGCATTAAGGATAAGTGATGGAACAAAAAAGTTTTCAGACAAGTAA
- the tmk gene encoding dTMP kinase yields MSRGYFISIEGPDGAGKSSLIDRLTPKLYALLGDRFFQTREPGGVRISEAIRKIILNNDYSEMDARTEALLFAAARAQHVTEKIRPALAAGKIILSDRFLDSSIAYQGGGRGLGVQEVRQINLFATAGLQPDLTLLLDLPSEVGLARIMKHRKNDVDRMDQDPLAFHQKVRQTYLQLAQADPGRIKVIDACERAEKIADNALQLIQESLKGKI; encoded by the coding sequence ATGAGTCGTGGCTATTTTATTTCAATCGAGGGGCCTGATGGCGCTGGCAAGTCCAGCTTAATTGACCGCTTAACGCCTAAACTGTATGCCTTGCTGGGCGACCGGTTTTTTCAAACGCGCGAACCGGGCGGTGTGCGTATCTCTGAGGCAATCAGAAAAATCATTTTAAATAATGATTACTCGGAAATGGATGCCCGTACCGAGGCTTTGCTGTTTGCCGCTGCCAGAGCCCAGCACGTTACTGAGAAGATTCGGCCTGCCTTAGCAGCCGGCAAAATTATTCTTTCGGATCGTTTTCTCGATTCATCGATTGCTTATCAGGGCGGCGGCCGCGGCTTAGGGGTTCAAGAAGTTCGCCAAATCAACCTCTTCGCTACTGCCGGACTGCAGCCGGACTTGACACTGTTGCTCGACTTGCCTAGCGAAGTCGGCCTCGCAAGAATTATGAAACACCGCAAAAATGATGTTGATCGTATGGACCAGGATCCCTTGGCTTTTCATCAAAAAGTCCGTCAGACTTATCTGCAGCTCGCACAAGCTGATCCTGGGCGTATAAAAGTCATCGATGCTTGTGAAAGGGCTGAAAAAATTGCGGATAATGCTTTACAATTAATTCAAGAAAGTTTGAAAGGTAAAATATGA